In the genome of Variibacter gotjawalensis, one region contains:
- a CDS encoding alpha-keto acid decarboxylase family protein yields the protein MTEDEISRRRLMQLSASSVMAQRVLAGATIAAVAATDAEAATTTVEGYILTRLAQNGCAKLFGVAGATCSPIFDAAGGATGVSLSVTSSDLGSGYAADGYARVRGLGAVAVTYGVGTMSLLTAIAGAYAERSAVVVINGGPTGDDLRLQRDYGTLYSHSTGKTGSDMVMFREITAYAGRIERASDAPRIIDEAITAAKMKQRPVYIEVAKSAWRQTCPAPVESLSIAPPAFGTEDQIAGEIADMLRRAKKPAILVGIEVQRYGLAEQTEALIKRLGIPWSSTLLAKAVISEQTPGFAGVYGGENSSQQVIRTVEGADALLTLGCVFGRQYRRLAVNSRGKMVSVYDGSVRVKSAAAKPASLSALVAALAKKPWTANPAWIAAAKLPGLSFDERRSGLAPAAVRAEAGLTYDEVMRTVSGVLDDKLIVITDTSLSMYPGSDINVIGRGGFMCDAVWQAIGFSVGAAVGVAVAGGRRPIAICGDGGFQMTAQCLSSFAREKTNAIAIVLDNGVQGIEQWILGRGYFANTTTKPKAYLEVDRWDYVGLARSLGVSFARSAATPDEFRQALADAKANTGPSFIVAAIKPHDLPAGLPSA from the coding sequence ATGACCGAAGACGAAATCTCGCGGCGGCGTCTCATGCAACTCTCCGCTTCGTCCGTGATGGCGCAGCGAGTGCTCGCCGGCGCAACGATCGCGGCCGTGGCCGCGACCGACGCCGAAGCCGCCACGACGACGGTCGAAGGCTATATCCTCACGCGGCTTGCGCAGAATGGGTGCGCGAAGCTGTTCGGCGTCGCGGGTGCGACATGCAGCCCGATCTTCGATGCGGCGGGCGGCGCAACCGGCGTTTCGCTCAGCGTGACCAGCAGCGATCTTGGCTCAGGTTATGCGGCGGACGGTTACGCGCGGGTGCGCGGTCTCGGTGCTGTCGCCGTGACGTATGGCGTCGGTACGATGAGCCTGCTCACGGCGATTGCGGGAGCTTACGCTGAACGCAGTGCCGTGGTTGTCATCAACGGTGGGCCGACCGGCGACGATCTTCGGCTGCAGCGCGATTACGGGACGCTCTATTCACATTCGACCGGCAAGACCGGTTCCGACATGGTGATGTTCCGCGAAATCACGGCCTATGCGGGTCGTATCGAGCGCGCCTCCGACGCGCCGCGCATCATCGATGAAGCGATCACGGCCGCGAAGATGAAGCAGCGACCGGTCTATATCGAGGTTGCAAAGAGCGCGTGGCGACAAACATGTCCGGCGCCTGTCGAATCGCTCAGTATCGCGCCGCCGGCTTTCGGCACCGAGGATCAAATCGCGGGCGAAATCGCCGACATGCTGCGCCGGGCGAAGAAGCCCGCGATCCTCGTCGGCATCGAGGTGCAGCGCTACGGCCTCGCCGAGCAAACCGAAGCACTGATCAAGCGGCTCGGCATCCCGTGGTCGTCGACGCTGTTGGCGAAGGCCGTCATCTCCGAACAGACTCCGGGTTTCGCTGGCGTCTATGGCGGCGAGAATTCTTCGCAGCAGGTGATCCGCACGGTCGAGGGCGCAGATGCGTTGCTCACACTCGGCTGCGTGTTCGGCCGGCAATATCGGCGGCTCGCCGTCAACTCGCGCGGCAAGATGGTGAGCGTTTACGACGGCAGCGTGCGTGTGAAGTCGGCTGCCGCGAAGCCTGCGAGCTTGTCGGCGCTCGTTGCCGCACTGGCGAAAAAGCCGTGGACCGCAAATCCTGCGTGGATCGCGGCCGCGAAATTGCCGGGGCTTTCGTTCGACGAGCGGCGCTCAGGGTTGGCGCCCGCGGCGGTGCGCGCGGAGGCGGGATTAACTTATGACGAGGTGATGCGTACGGTGAGCGGCGTGCTCGACGACAAGCTTATCGTGATCACTGACACGAGCCTGAGCATGTATCCGGGCTCGGACATCAACGTCATCGGTCGCGGCGGCTTCATGTGCGATGCCGTATGGCAGGCGATCGGGTTTTCGGTCGGCGCTGCGGTCGGTGTCGCGGTCGCTGGCGGACGGCGGCCGATTGCGATTTGCGGCGACGGCGGGTTTCAGATGACCGCGCAGTGTTTGTCGTCGTTTGCACGCGAAAAGACGAATGCCATCGCGATCGTGCTCGACAACGGCGTGCAAGGCATCGAGCAGTGGATTCTCGGTCGTGGCTACTTCGCCAACACGACGACGAAGCCGAAAGCGTATCTCGAAGTCGATCGCTGGGACTATGTCGGGCTGGCGCGCTCGCTCGGCGTTTCATTCGCGCGCTCGGCGGCGACGCCGGATGAATTTCGGCAAGCGCTTGCGGACGCCAAAGCCAATACAGGGCCGTCGTTCATCGTCGCGGCGATCAAGCCACACGATCTGCCGGCCGGATTGCCGTCAGCCTAG
- a CDS encoding glutathione S-transferase family protein, with translation MLKFYFSGAPNPMKVALFLEEAGVAYEAIPVDTRKGEQLSPEFTKINPNQKVPVIVDGDQTVFDSNAILIYLGEKHKKFMPDAKYHGEMLSWMMFVASGLGPYTGQAVHFRNFAPEKIPYAINRYAYEAMRHLGILNDRLAKQKYMVGDQYSIVDMAVWGWVRLVPFALGEDAFAKLPNLKRLVDEISARPAAPRAIAIKDKFTFKAEMDDEARNNMFRHLKVKVA, from the coding sequence ATGCTCAAATTCTATTTCAGCGGCGCGCCGAACCCTATGAAGGTCGCGCTGTTCCTCGAGGAAGCCGGCGTTGCCTATGAGGCGATCCCTGTCGACACGCGCAAGGGCGAGCAGCTGTCGCCGGAATTCACGAAGATCAATCCGAACCAGAAGGTGCCGGTTATCGTCGATGGCGACCAGACCGTATTCGATTCGAACGCGATTCTGATCTATCTCGGCGAGAAGCATAAAAAGTTCATGCCGGATGCGAAGTACCACGGCGAGATGCTCTCGTGGATGATGTTCGTTGCGTCGGGCCTAGGTCCGTACACTGGACAGGCAGTGCATTTCCGCAATTTTGCGCCCGAGAAGATTCCATACGCGATCAATCGCTACGCCTATGAGGCGATGCGGCATCTCGGCATTCTCAACGACCGCCTTGCCAAACAGAAATACATGGTGGGTGATCAGTATTCGATCGTCGATATGGCGGTGTGGGGTTGGGTGAGGCTGGTCCCCTTCGCGCTTGGCGAAGACGCTTTCGCGAAGCTGCCGAACCTCAAGCGTCTCGTCGATGAAATCTCGGCGCGTCCGGCGGCGCCGCGCGCGATCGCGATCAAGGACAAGTTCACGTTCAAGGCCGAGATGGATGACGAGGCGCGCAACAACATGTTCCGCCACCTCAAGGTGAAAGTCGCTTAA
- a CDS encoding cysteine hydrolase family protein: protein MKKINGLDIPQTLEDVCDPRRMALLVYDMQVGICSQVKSGPHITAQTATVLAAARQAEMRVVFTRHLSMPKSWMGITQFRTAMAWQRKDEPDDVHPWFLRDTPGFEIVPELAPRAGEAVLDKLAFSAFEGTPLEFALRDCGILAIAIVGIATEIGIAPTASHAADLGFIPVIIADACGAGHEEAGQRALKHLEFMGDTMVSDTATFTRLLGA, encoded by the coding sequence ATGAAAAAGATTAACGGCCTCGATATTCCCCAAACGTTAGAGGATGTTTGCGATCCGAGACGCATGGCTTTGCTGGTCTATGACATGCAGGTCGGCATCTGCAGTCAGGTGAAATCCGGTCCGCACATTACGGCACAAACTGCAACAGTCCTTGCTGCCGCCAGGCAAGCAGAGATGCGCGTTGTCTTCACGCGTCATCTCTCGATGCCGAAATCTTGGATGGGCATCACGCAATTCCGTACCGCGATGGCCTGGCAGAGGAAGGACGAACCTGACGACGTCCACCCGTGGTTCTTACGCGATACACCCGGCTTCGAGATCGTCCCCGAATTGGCACCGCGTGCCGGCGAAGCCGTCCTCGATAAGCTCGCATTCTCGGCTTTCGAAGGAACGCCGCTGGAGTTCGCATTACGCGATTGCGGAATCCTCGCGATCGCAATTGTCGGCATTGCCACCGAGATCGGGATTGCACCGACCGCCAGTCACGCCGCCGACCTCGGCTTCATCCCGGTCATTATCGCGGACGCATGCGGAGCCGGACATGAAGAAGCGGGGCAGCGCGCGCTAAAGCATCTTGAGTTTATGGGCGACACGATGGTCAGCGACACCGCGACGTTCACGCGCCTTCTCGGCGCATGA
- a CDS encoding formate--tetrahydrofolate ligase has product MPASQHQNPKSDIEIAQASKPRRIVEVAREKLGIAEENLEPYGHFKAKVSMDYIKSLKSKKDGKLILVTAISPTPAGEGKTTTTVGLTDALNHIGKKAMCALREPSLGPCFGVKGGAAGGGYAQVIPMEDINLHFTGDFHAITSAHNLLSALIDNHIYWGNALGIDQRRVAWRRVVDMNDRALREIVCSLGGVANGFPREAGFDITVASEVMAIFCLAKDLEDLKERLGKIIVAYTRDRKPIRASELNAHGAMTALLKDAIQPNLVQTLEGTPAFIHGGPFANIAHGCNSVSATTAALKLADYVVTEAGFGADLGAEKFIDIKCRKTGLKPDCVVIVATIRALKMHGGVAKADLKSENLKALEAGMANLERHIQNIKKFGLPAVVSINRFSADSDAEIALVKEKCKALGVEALMADHWAEGGAGAADVARAVVKTIDEGKADLKLLYPDDMPLLEKIRTIAKEIYRADDIVADKSVKDQLKTWEEMGFGKLPVCIAKTQYSFSTNPDAKGAPTGFTIPVREVRLSAGAEFIVAVCGDIMTMPGLPKVPSADSIDVNDQGRIVGLF; this is encoded by the coding sequence ATGCCCGCCTCCCAACATCAGAATCCGAAGTCCGATATCGAAATCGCTCAGGCCTCCAAACCGCGCCGCATCGTCGAAGTGGCGCGCGAGAAGCTTGGTATCGCGGAAGAAAATCTCGAGCCGTACGGCCACTTCAAGGCCAAGGTCTCGATGGACTACATCAAATCGCTGAAGTCCAAGAAAGACGGCAAGCTCATCCTCGTCACGGCGATCTCGCCGACGCCGGCGGGTGAAGGCAAGACGACGACGACCGTGGGCTTGACCGATGCGCTCAATCACATCGGTAAGAAAGCAATGTGCGCGTTGCGCGAGCCTTCGCTCGGTCCGTGTTTCGGCGTGAAGGGTGGCGCGGCCGGCGGCGGCTATGCGCAAGTCATTCCGATGGAGGACATCAACCTCCACTTCACGGGCGACTTCCACGCGATCACGTCGGCACACAATCTGCTCTCGGCGCTGATCGACAATCACATCTATTGGGGCAATGCGCTCGGCATCGATCAGCGCCGCGTCGCCTGGCGCCGGGTCGTCGACATGAACGATCGCGCGCTGCGCGAAATCGTGTGCTCGCTCGGTGGTGTCGCCAACGGTTTCCCGCGTGAAGCCGGCTTCGACATCACGGTGGCCTCGGAAGTCATGGCGATCTTCTGCCTCGCCAAAGATCTCGAAGATCTCAAAGAGCGTCTCGGTAAGATCATCGTTGCCTACACGCGTGACCGTAAGCCGATCCGGGCGAGCGAACTCAACGCGCACGGCGCAATGACGGCGCTATTGAAGGATGCCATTCAGCCGAATCTTGTGCAGACGCTGGAAGGTACGCCGGCTTTCATTCACGGCGGCCCGTTTGCCAACATTGCGCACGGCTGTAACTCGGTGTCCGCAACGACTGCGGCGTTGAAGCTCGCCGACTACGTTGTGACGGAGGCGGGTTTCGGTGCGGATCTCGGCGCTGAGAAATTCATCGACATCAAGTGCCGCAAGACTGGCCTCAAGCCGGATTGCGTTGTCATCGTCGCGACCATCCGCGCGCTCAAGATGCATGGCGGCGTCGCCAAGGCGGATCTCAAGTCAGAGAATCTGAAAGCGCTCGAAGCCGGTATGGCGAACCTCGAGCGGCATATACAGAACATCAAGAAGTTCGGATTGCCCGCAGTTGTTTCGATCAACCGCTTTTCGGCCGATAGCGATGCCGAGATCGCGCTCGTGAAAGAAAAGTGCAAGGCTCTCGGCGTCGAAGCGCTGATGGCCGACCACTGGGCGGAGGGCGGAGCCGGTGCGGCGGATGTCGCGCGTGCTGTCGTCAAGACGATCGACGAAGGCAAGGCCGATCTCAAGTTGCTCTATCCGGACGATATGCCGCTGTTGGAGAAAATTCGCACCATCGCGAAGGAAATCTACCGTGCCGACGATATCGTGGCGGACAAGTCCGTGAAGGATCAGCTGAAGACTTGGGAAGAGATGGGCTTTGGCAAATTGCCGGTGTGCATCGCCAAGACACAGTATTCCTTCTCGACCAATCCGGATGCTAAGGGCGCGCCCACCGGTTTCACGATCCCCGTGCGTGAAGTTCGTCTCTCGGCAGGAGCCGAATTCATCGTCGCGGTGTGCGGAGACATCATGACAATGCCGGGCCTGCCGAAGGTGCCGTCAGCCGACTCGATCGACGTCAACGATCAAGGCCGCATCGTCGGCCTGTTCTAA
- a CDS encoding methionyl-tRNA formyltransferase: MRIVVHGQQAFGKAVLEALLKRGDNVVAVFVAPEKEGAKADPLKEAATAAGLPVFQPESYRKPEVWEHFKSLKPDLQVMAFVTLFVPEEFLNIPTHGSIQYHPSLLPAYRGASAINWPIIKGEKKTGLSIFWPDNGLDTGDVLLTKTTPISNTDTLGTVYFDRLFPLGVEAMLESVDLVKAGKAPRIKQDESLATYEGRCGPDNARIDFGKPWEQIDRLIRGCNPAPGAWATFNGAKLKIFDATPLPAKDPKGIAGKIGEIVAQDDKSFTVVCADGRIQVTRVQADAGKISGGEWAASVKPEKGARFS, encoded by the coding sequence ATGCGTATCGTGGTGCATGGCCAGCAGGCCTTCGGCAAAGCGGTGCTGGAAGCGCTGCTCAAGCGCGGCGACAATGTCGTCGCGGTGTTCGTCGCGCCCGAGAAGGAAGGCGCGAAGGCCGATCCGCTGAAAGAAGCCGCGACCGCAGCGGGGCTCCCGGTGTTTCAGCCCGAGAGTTATCGCAAGCCGGAAGTGTGGGAACACTTCAAGTCGCTGAAGCCGGACCTCCAAGTGATGGCGTTCGTTACGCTGTTCGTGCCGGAAGAATTCCTCAACATCCCAACGCATGGCTCGATCCAGTATCACCCGTCGCTGCTGCCCGCCTATCGCGGGGCGAGCGCAATCAACTGGCCGATCATCAAGGGCGAAAAAAAGACCGGGCTCTCGATCTTTTGGCCGGACAACGGCCTCGATACGGGCGACGTGTTGCTGACGAAGACGACCCCGATTTCGAACACCGATACGCTCGGCACCGTTTATTTCGACCGTTTGTTTCCACTCGGCGTCGAAGCGATGCTGGAGTCGGTCGATCTCGTCAAAGCCGGCAAGGCACCGCGCATCAAGCAGGATGAGTCGCTCGCGACGTATGAAGGCCGCTGCGGCCCCGACAACGCGCGCATCGATTTCGGCAAGCCTTGGGAGCAGATTGATCGTCTCATTCGCGGCTGCAATCCGGCACCAGGCGCATGGGCGACCTTCAACGGCGCCAAGCTGAAGATTTTCGACGCAACGCCGCTGCCCGCGAAAGACCCGAAGGGCATCGCAGGCAAGATCGGCGAAATCGTCGCGCAAGACGACAAGAGCTTCACGGTGGTGTGCGCCGACGGGCGCATCCAGGTGACGCGCGTGCAGGCCGATGCCGGCAAGATCTCAGGCGGCGAGTGGGCCGCCAGCGTCAAGCCCGAGAAGGGCGCGCGATTCTCATGA
- the frc gene encoding formyl-CoA transferase — MAKAAKKTKAKKPARKPAAKKIVKKAATKKAAVKKKAPAKKALAKRKAAVKKPARKTAAKKVAKKTTKKTVRKTRAAAATQATKRSALPNVSAKPFGQDGKALDGVRILDFTHVQSGPTCTQLLAWFGADVIKVERPGVGDITRGQLVDVKGADSLYFTMLNHNKRSITIDSKHKNGKKVLDRLIQECDVLVENFAPGALDRMGLTWDYIHKLNPRMIVASVKGFGPGPFEECKVYENVAQCTGGAASTTGFRDGLPLVTGAQIGDSGTGLHLALGIVTALYQRNRTGRGQRVLAAMQDGVLNLCRVKLRDQQRLAAGPLTEYSQFGEGVPFGDAAPRAGNDSGGGQPGRILACKGYESDPNAYIYFITQAPVWEPICDLIGAPEWKTDPDFATPKARLPRLNQVFERIEAWTKTLTKFEVMEKCNAVDIPVGPILSMKELAEDQSLRKTGTIVEVDHPTRGKYLTVGNPIKLSDSISDVQRSPLLGEHTDEILTDVLGFSAEEVEGIKASGALSAPEKKAA, encoded by the coding sequence ATGGCGAAAGCCGCGAAGAAGACCAAAGCCAAGAAGCCCGCTCGTAAGCCGGCGGCGAAGAAGATCGTCAAAAAAGCCGCAACGAAGAAGGCGGCCGTGAAGAAGAAGGCTCCGGCCAAGAAGGCGCTGGCGAAGCGCAAGGCGGCTGTCAAAAAGCCGGCGCGCAAGACCGCCGCGAAGAAAGTGGCCAAGAAGACGACGAAGAAGACCGTGCGCAAGACGCGCGCCGCCGCTGCGACGCAGGCGACGAAGCGCTCCGCGCTGCCGAATGTCAGCGCGAAGCCGTTCGGTCAGGACGGCAAGGCGCTCGACGGTGTCCGCATTCTCGATTTCACGCACGTTCAGTCGGGTCCGACCTGCACGCAGCTGCTCGCCTGGTTCGGCGCGGACGTCATAAAGGTCGAGCGCCCCGGTGTCGGCGACATCACGCGCGGCCAGCTCGTCGACGTGAAGGGCGCGGACTCGCTCTATTTCACGATGCTCAATCACAACAAGCGCTCGATCACGATCGACTCTAAGCACAAGAACGGCAAGAAGGTGCTCGATCGGCTGATCCAGGAATGCGACGTGCTGGTCGAGAATTTCGCGCCGGGCGCGCTCGATCGCATGGGGCTCACTTGGGACTACATCCACAAACTCAACCCGCGCATGATCGTTGCGTCCGTGAAGGGCTTCGGCCCGGGCCCGTTCGAAGAGTGCAAGGTGTACGAGAACGTCGCGCAGTGCACCGGCGGTGCGGCCTCGACGACCGGCTTCCGCGACGGCCTGCCGCTCGTCACCGGCGCACAGATCGGCGACTCGGGCACCGGATTGCATCTCGCGCTCGGCATCGTGACGGCGCTCTATCAACGCAATCGCACCGGCCGTGGCCAGCGCGTGCTCGCCGCGATGCAGGACGGCGTGCTCAATCTCTGCCGCGTCAAGCTGCGCGATCAGCAGCGTCTCGCTGCCGGGCCACTCACCGAATACAGCCAGTTCGGTGAAGGCGTGCCGTTCGGCGATGCCGCGCCGCGCGCCGGCAACGACTCGGGCGGTGGCCAGCCGGGCCGCATTCTCGCTTGCAAGGGCTACGAGAGCGATCCGAACGCCTACATCTACTTCATCACACAGGCGCCCGTGTGGGAGCCGATCTGCGATCTGATCGGCGCGCCGGAATGGAAGACCGATCCGGACTTTGCAACGCCGAAGGCGCGCCTGCCGCGTCTCAATCAAGTCTTCGAACGCATCGAGGCTTGGACCAAGACGCTCACCAAGTTCGAAGTCATGGAGAAGTGCAACGCGGTCGACATTCCGGTCGGTCCGATCTTGTCGATGAAGGAGCTCGCCGAAGATCAGTCGCTGCGTAAGACCGGCACGATCGTCGAAGTCGATCACCCGACGCGCGGCAAGTATCTGACGGTCGGCAACCCGATCAAGCTTTCGGACTCGATCAGCGACGTGCAGCGCTCGCCGCTGCTCGGCGAACATACGGACGAAATCCTCACCGACGTTCTCGGCTTCTCGGCCGAGGAGGTCGAAGGCATCAAGGCCTCGGGCGCACTCAGCGCGCCTGAGAAAAAGGCAGCTTAA
- the oxc gene encoding oxalyl-CoA decarboxylase, which produces MSAVAQSVAAPAEEQELTDGFNLLIDAFKLNDIDTVYGVPGIPITDFGRMAQAAGIRVLSFRHEQNAGYAASIAGFLTKKPGICLTVSAPGFLNGLTALAHATTNCFPMILVSGSSEREIVDLQQGDYEEMDQLAIAKPLCKAAYRVLHAQDIGIALARAIRSAVSGRPGGVYLDLPAKLFGQVMDAAAGRASLVKVIDAAPAQIPAPDAIKRALETLKGAKRPLIILGKGAAYAQADDAIKALVETSGIPFLPMSMAKGLLPDTHPQCAGAARSTVLKDSDVVMLIGARLNWLLSHGKGKSWGSAPKKFIQIDIEPREMDSNVEIVAPVVGDIGSCVAALNSAMGANFPKAPADWTQAISKKREENVAKMAPRLMNNNSPMDYHGALGVLRTIIKERPDAILINEGANTLDLARGVIDMYQPRKRLDVGTWGVMGIGMGYAVAAAVETGKPVLAVEGDSAFGFSGMEVETICRYKLPVCIVIFNNDGIYRGTDVNQSGTPDPATTVFVKGSRYDKMMEAFGGVGVNATSPDELKRAVNAAMDSGKPTLINAVIDPAAGSESGRIGNLNPQSALKKK; this is translated from the coding sequence ATGTCCGCAGTTGCACAAAGCGTTGCCGCACCGGCCGAAGAACAAGAACTGACGGACGGCTTCAATCTTCTGATCGATGCGTTCAAGCTGAACGACATCGACACGGTCTATGGCGTGCCAGGCATCCCGATCACTGACTTCGGCCGTATGGCGCAAGCCGCGGGCATTCGCGTTTTGTCGTTCCGCCATGAGCAGAATGCCGGCTATGCGGCGTCGATCGCGGGCTTCCTCACGAAGAAGCCGGGCATCTGTCTCACGGTGTCGGCGCCCGGCTTCCTCAATGGTTTGACGGCGCTCGCGCATGCGACGACCAACTGCTTCCCGATGATCCTCGTCTCGGGTTCGTCGGAGCGTGAAATCGTCGACCTGCAGCAGGGCGACTACGAAGAGATGGATCAACTCGCGATCGCCAAACCGCTATGCAAGGCGGCGTATCGCGTTCTGCATGCACAGGACATCGGCATCGCACTCGCGCGCGCAATCCGTTCGGCGGTGTCGGGCCGTCCTGGCGGCGTCTATCTCGACCTTCCGGCCAAGCTGTTCGGTCAAGTGATGGACGCCGCCGCGGGACGGGCCTCGCTCGTCAAGGTGATCGATGCGGCGCCCGCGCAAATTCCGGCGCCGGACGCGATCAAGCGAGCGCTCGAAACACTCAAGGGCGCGAAGCGTCCGCTGATCATTCTCGGCAAGGGCGCGGCTTACGCGCAGGCCGACGATGCGATCAAGGCGCTTGTTGAGACCAGCGGCATTCCCTTCTTGCCGATGAGCATGGCGAAAGGCTTGCTGCCGGACACGCATCCGCAGTGTGCGGGTGCGGCGCGTTCGACAGTGCTGAAAGACAGCGACGTCGTGATGCTGATCGGTGCACGCCTCAACTGGCTGCTCAGCCACGGCAAAGGCAAGAGCTGGGGCTCTGCACCGAAGAAGTTCATTCAAATCGATATCGAGCCACGCGAGATGGACTCGAATGTCGAGATCGTCGCGCCGGTCGTCGGCGATATCGGGTCTTGCGTCGCGGCGCTGAACAGCGCGATGGGCGCGAATTTTCCGAAGGCTCCGGCCGATTGGACCCAGGCGATTTCGAAGAAGCGCGAAGAGAATGTCGCCAAGATGGCGCCGCGCCTCATGAACAACAACTCGCCGATGGATTATCACGGCGCGCTCGGCGTGCTGCGCACGATCATCAAGGAGCGTCCGGACGCGATCCTTATCAATGAAGGCGCCAATACGCTCGACCTCGCGCGCGGCGTCATCGACATGTACCAGCCGCGCAAGCGTCTCGACGTCGGCACATGGGGTGTCATGGGCATCGGCATGGGCTATGCGGTCGCGGCTGCGGTCGAGACCGGCAAGCCGGTTCTCGCAGTCGAGGGTGACTCGGCGTTCGGTTTCTCCGGCATGGAGGTCGAGACGATCTGCCGCTACAAGCTGCCGGTCTGCATCGTGATCTTCAACAATGACGGCATCTATCGCGGCACCGACGTCAACCAGAGCGGCACGCCGGATCCGGCGACGACGGTGTTCGTCAAGGGCTCGCGCTACGACAAGATGATGGAAGCTTTCGGTGGCGTCGGCGTCAACGCGACGTCGCCTGATGAGCTTAAGCGCGCCGTCAACGCCGCGATGGATTCCGGCAAGCCGACGCTGATCAACGCGGTCATCGATCCGGCGGCAGGCAGCGAAAGCGGCCGTATCGGCAACCTCAATCCGCAGAGTGCCTTGAAGAAGAAGTGA
- a CDS encoding GntR family transcriptional regulator, protein MDDVTGSAASPREGGIARIALAPLEDTSTFADRAYVALKEVIVTLNIYDQPAEVRLDERQLASDLGISRTPVREAMAQLEREGFVRSVPRRGVYVVRKTRAEVIELITAWAALESMAARLITQNAKDEEISQLRKMFVTFENGVPQAQLDEYSEINIRFHQSIISMSHNKVLSDLAENLFTHMRMIRRKTIGEQDRAQRSMRDHMNIIEALEARDTERAEDLVRNHALGLAAHVRLYADYLD, encoded by the coding sequence ATGGATGACGTGACCGGATCGGCCGCTTCGCCGCGCGAAGGCGGGATTGCGCGCATCGCACTTGCGCCTTTGGAAGACACGTCGACCTTCGCGGACCGCGCTTATGTCGCGCTGAAGGAAGTGATCGTCACCCTCAATATCTACGATCAGCCGGCGGAAGTGCGCCTCGACGAGCGGCAACTCGCGAGCGATCTCGGCATCAGCCGCACGCCGGTGCGCGAGGCGATGGCGCAGCTCGAGCGCGAAGGCTTCGTTCGTTCGGTCCCGCGGCGCGGCGTCTACGTCGTACGCAAGACGCGGGCCGAAGTCATCGAACTCATCACGGCTTGGGCCGCGCTCGAAAGCATGGCGGCGCGCCTCATCACGCAGAATGCGAAGGACGAAGAGATATCGCAGCTGCGCAAGATGTTCGTGACGTTCGAAAACGGCGTGCCGCAGGCGCAGCTCGACGAATATTCCGAGATCAACATTCGCTTCCATCAGTCGATCATCTCGATGAGCCACAACAAGGTTCTCTCGGATCTCGCGGAGAACCTGTTCACCCATATGCGCATGATCCGCCGCAAGACGATCGGCGAGCAGGATCGCGCGCAGCGTTCGATGCGCGACCACATGAACATCATCGAGGCACTCGAGGCGCGCGACACCGAGCGCGCCGAGGATCTCGTGCGTAACCATGCGCTCGGTCTCGCCGCGCATGTGCGTCTCTACGCGGATTATCTGGATTAA